The following are from one region of the Chloracidobacterium sp. genome:
- a CDS encoding OmpA family protein, with amino-acid sequence MSDSRNNPGPPPDDFSNTVPNVKMPDDIGANDWDKTNYNLPKQPAPDDWGRTVTNIKPIDTDRQDFGKTMYPGAARQPDSDWGATRPDARVPDTDFGAPEGQFEKTTPYFQLPETERQKYQNLPPTPTEQAAQEAQEQKAQGGIPGWVWVSAGLFSMFLFSILVLLVVYFFFIRDSSYSVTVKSAPPGSDIFVDDGSWGLTRPDGSIELTPLKSGRRVIKIVHPTYECETREVDLKDGVNPAPLIARCKAMAVKPGETCESFSPGEFDKAERCYNKALDDLPDPFTDEALVRALNILIINFDSGKYDVPPQRLAALQKGATFIKKLQDREPNTVLEVGGHTDSVGNDSSNQALSDNRAKAVKDVLARYGVNPAGLQTRGYGETQPKFDNNTEQGKFLNRRIQYSIVKR; translated from the coding sequence GTGAGCGATTCGAGAAACAATCCGGGCCCGCCTCCCGATGACTTTTCCAATACCGTACCGAACGTCAAAATGCCTGACGATATCGGCGCGAACGATTGGGATAAGACCAATTACAATCTTCCGAAACAACCCGCTCCCGACGATTGGGGCCGCACGGTTACCAACATAAAACCGATCGACACCGACCGGCAGGATTTCGGAAAAACGATGTATCCGGGAGCCGCACGTCAGCCCGACAGCGATTGGGGAGCGACCCGCCCCGATGCTCGAGTTCCCGATACGGACTTCGGCGCACCTGAGGGCCAGTTCGAAAAGACCACACCATATTTTCAATTACCTGAGACCGAGAGACAGAAGTATCAGAACCTGCCGCCTACACCGACCGAACAGGCAGCACAGGAAGCTCAGGAACAAAAAGCTCAGGGCGGCATTCCAGGATGGGTCTGGGTGAGCGCCGGGCTGTTTTCGATGTTCTTGTTCTCGATCCTCGTCTTGCTCGTCGTCTATTTCTTTTTTATCCGCGACAGTAGCTATTCGGTAACGGTAAAAAGCGCACCTCCGGGAAGCGACATTTTCGTCGATGACGGTTCATGGGGCTTGACCCGTCCTGACGGTTCGATCGAGTTGACGCCGTTGAAATCGGGCCGACGTGTTATCAAGATCGTTCACCCGACCTATGAGTGTGAGACCCGCGAGGTCGATCTGAAGGATGGCGTCAATCCGGCCCCGCTCATTGCCAGGTGCAAGGCAATGGCTGTTAAGCCGGGTGAAACGTGCGAGAGCTTTAGTCCGGGCGAGTTCGATAAGGCCGAGCGTTGTTATAACAAGGCTCTCGATGACCTGCCCGATCCGTTCACTGATGAAGCGCTTGTGCGGGCTTTGAACATCCTGATAATCAATTTTGACTCCGGCAAGTACGACGTTCCGCCTCAGCGCCTCGCGGCATTACAAAAAGGTGCGACGTTTATTAAGAAACTTCAGGATCGAGAGCCGAATACGGTTCTCGAGGTCGGCGGACATACCGATTCTGTTGGCAACGATTCCTCAAATCAGGCCCTTTCGGACAACCGTGCAAAAGCGGTCAAAGACGTTCTCGCACGCTATGGCGTTAACCCCGCGGGCCTTCAGACGCGAGGATACGGCGAAACTCAGCCGAAATTCGACAACAACACCGAACAGGGCAAGTTCCTTAATCGGCGGATCCAATACTCTATCGTCAAACGGTGA
- a CDS encoding thymidylate synthase, translating to MRQYHDLLKHILENGTRHEDRTGVGTISAFGYQTRFDLRKGFPIVTTKRVPFRWVAEELFWFLSGSTDEAALRARGVDIWQEWATAEQTARFGREEGDLGPVYGYLWRSFGGDYPQQNGVDQIARLIREIETNPNSRRLIVTGWNPETCDDVALPPCHTLFQFKIDGGKTLHCQLYQRSADAFLGVPFNISSYALMTHLVAHVCGLEVGDFIHTFGDLHIYSNHLDQVNELLSREPLPLPELRIENAAELKGLDGLLSFKFEDLDLVGYRSHGKIAAPVAV from the coding sequence ATGCGGCAATACCACGACCTTCTTAAGCATATTTTGGAGAACGGCACGCGGCATGAAGACCGGACGGGTGTTGGGACCATCTCGGCGTTTGGATATCAGACGCGGTTCGATCTCCGGAAAGGATTTCCGATAGTGACGACCAAGCGCGTTCCGTTTCGCTGGGTCGCCGAAGAGCTTTTCTGGTTCCTGAGCGGTTCGACCGATGAGGCTGCTCTGCGTGCTCGCGGCGTTGATATCTGGCAGGAATGGGCGACCGCGGAACAGACGGCGAGGTTTGGCAGGGAAGAGGGCGACCTCGGGCCCGTTTATGGTTATTTGTGGCGATCGTTCGGCGGCGATTATCCGCAACAGAACGGAGTTGATCAGATCGCGAGGCTGATCCGCGAGATCGAAACGAACCCGAATTCGCGTCGGCTGATCGTGACCGGTTGGAATCCCGAGACCTGCGACGACGTCGCTTTGCCGCCGTGCCACACGCTCTTCCAATTCAAGATCGACGGCGGGAAAACACTGCATTGCCAGCTCTATCAGCGATCGGCTGATGCATTTCTCGGCGTGCCGTTCAACATCTCAAGCTACGCATTGATGACACACCTTGTCGCCCACGTATGCGGGCTTGAGGTCGGCGACTTTATACACACATTCGGCGACCTGCACATTTATTCAAATCACCTTGATCAGGTAAACGAGCTGCTCTCACGCGAACCGCTTCCATTGCCTGAGCTTAGAATTGAGAACGCCGCCGAGCTAAAGGGCCTCGACGGCTTATTATCGTTCAAGTTTGAGGATCTGGATCTTGTCGGTTACCGGTCTCACGGTAAGATCGCGGCTCCGGTCGCGGTCTGA
- a CDS encoding methyltransferase domain-containing protein, translated as MKEKLLDLLACPTCGGDILLAYASKYEEKEIIEGVLTCKKCDREYKVVRGVPRFSDLAKIEADKAETAENFGWQWTHFTQEDPKYNDQFLGWIQPVKPEFFEGKVVLEGGCGKGRHTKLAAQWGAKEVVGIDLGDGVESAFALTREMPNAHIIQCDIFKLPLKKVFDYAFSVGVLHHTPDPKKAFLSLASKVQKGGHISAWVYGAENNEWITKFVNPIRESFTSKMSQPMLYQLSKLPTLSLFLTTKLVYRPANIAAKGVAKRLFYNDYLNHLGTFGWREQHNIVFDHLVAPTAFYISKEEFVDWWEDIKAEDVEIIWHNSNSWCGFGRVGSKNRDR; from the coding sequence ATGAAAGAAAAACTCCTAGACCTTCTTGCCTGCCCGACGTGCGGCGGAGACATTCTGCTGGCGTATGCGAGCAAGTACGAAGAGAAAGAGATCATCGAGGGCGTTCTGACCTGCAAAAAATGCGACCGCGAGTATAAGGTCGTCCGCGGCGTGCCGCGATTTTCGGATCTAGCCAAGATCGAAGCCGACAAGGCAGAGACCGCTGAAAACTTCGGTTGGCAGTGGACGCATTTTACTCAGGAAGATCCGAAATATAACGATCAGTTCCTCGGTTGGATCCAGCCCGTTAAGCCTGAGTTTTTCGAAGGCAAGGTCGTGCTCGAGGGCGGGTGCGGCAAAGGCCGGCACACAAAACTTGCGGCCCAGTGGGGAGCGAAAGAGGTGGTCGGCATCGACCTCGGCGATGGCGTCGAATCGGCTTTCGCTCTGACCCGCGAAATGCCGAATGCCCATATCATCCAGTGCGACATCTTCAAGCTGCCGCTGAAAAAAGTATTTGATTATGCATTCAGCGTCGGCGTGCTCCACCACACGCCTGATCCGAAAAAGGCATTCCTCTCGCTCGCCTCAAAGGTGCAGAAAGGCGGGCACATTTCGGCCTGGGTCTATGGCGCTGAGAATAACGAGTGGATCACGAAATTCGTCAATCCGATACGTGAGAGCTTTACGTCAAAAATGTCGCAGCCGATGCTCTATCAACTGTCGAAACTCCCGACGCTTTCGCTGTTCCTGACCACCAAGCTTGTCTATCGTCCGGCAAACATCGCTGCGAAAGGCGTCGCGAAGAGGCTTTTCTACAACGATTATCTTAACCACCTCGGCACATTTGGCTGGCGCGAACAGCACAATATCGTCTTCGATCACCTTGTGGCCCCGACCGCATTTTATATTTCAAAAGAGGAATTTGTGGATTGGTGGGAGGACATCAAAGCCGAGGACGTCGAGATCATCTGGCATAACAGCAATAGCTGGTGTGGGTTTGGCAGGGTCGGCAGTAAGAACCGCGACCGGTAG
- a CDS encoding class I SAM-dependent methyltransferase, which yields MSTALPQEMQQHTYAIMDRVEDSHWWFVGRRAILESFLKSIVAKFRIPHSELRILDVGCGTGANLEMLSQFGSAEGVDVSDDALEFCRKKGLTVQKGLAEMLPYEDETFDITTALDVVEHLDDDIAGLKEMFRVTKTGGYSLIFVPAFMWLWGVQDDISNHRIRYTKKQIVERLERAGYTVERATYANFTFFAPILGGRTIMKLTGIKPESENNITISGLNGVFGKLFSAERFILNKMNFPFGVSIVIVAKKSESPA from the coding sequence ATGAGCACCGCACTTCCGCAGGAAATGCAGCAGCACACCTACGCGATAATGGATCGCGTCGAGGATAGCCATTGGTGGTTCGTCGGCCGACGTGCGATCCTTGAATCATTCCTTAAGAGCATTGTCGCGAAATTCCGCATTCCGCATTCCGAACTCCGCATTTTGGATGTTGGCTGTGGTACCGGAGCCAATCTTGAGATGCTCTCACAGTTCGGGTCGGCCGAAGGCGTCGATGTTTCCGACGATGCTCTCGAATTCTGCCGCAAGAAAGGCCTAACGGTTCAAAAAGGTTTGGCAGAAATGCTGCCATACGAAGACGAAACGTTCGACATCACGACGGCTCTCGACGTCGTTGAACACCTCGACGACGACATCGCGGGACTAAAAGAAATGTTTCGCGTTACGAAAACCGGCGGCTATTCGCTGATCTTCGTGCCGGCGTTTATGTGGCTCTGGGGCGTGCAGGATGATATCTCGAACCACCGCATCCGCTACACCAAAAAACAGATCGTCGAACGGCTCGAAAGGGCCGGATACACGGTCGAACGTGCAACTTACGCAAACTTTACGTTCTTCGCACCGATCCTCGGCGGCCGAACGATAATGAAGCTGACCGGAATCAAACCCGAATCCGAGAACAACATCACGATCTCCGGCCTAAACGGCGTGTTCGGTAAGTTATTTTCCGCCGAACGCTTCATTCTTAACAAAATGAATTTCCCGTTCGGTGTCTCGATCGTCATCGTGGCGAAAAAGTCAGAATCGCCCGCGTAA
- a CDS encoding HIT family protein produces the protein MSEDFYCDEVFSGRTQVEKVHETANVLAYHHTRPFWPVHIVVVPRQHVSSVLEVDDDLLLELFSVIKVVAAKVHAETGAARVLTNVGEYQDSKHLHFHVNSGDQLQK, from the coding sequence ATGTCCGAAGATTTCTACTGCGATGAGGTTTTTTCAGGAAGGACGCAGGTCGAGAAGGTGCACGAGACCGCGAATGTCCTTGCCTATCACCACACGCGGCCGTTCTGGCCGGTGCACATCGTCGTAGTTCCGAGGCAGCATGTTTCTTCGGTTTTAGAGGTCGATGACGATCTGCTGCTCGAATTGTTTAGTGTGATCAAAGTGGTCGCGGCAAAGGTTCACGCAGAAACCGGAGCTGCGCGGGTGCTGACAAATGTAGGCGAATACCAGGATTCAAAGCACCTTCACTTTCACGTAAACTCCGGCGACCAACTTCAAAAGTAA
- a CDS encoding N(4)-(beta-N-acetylglucosaminyl)-L-asparaginase, which yields MLAENAVGQVSYDIRSTLRVKTPVVISTWDSGITANNGAWPILQKGGKALDAVETAGRAAESEPSCCVGLEAFPDRDGRVTLDASIMSGNGDCGGVSFLERIKHPVSVARAVMEKTPHVLLSGEGAQAFAVANGFPLEDGRLSPDAEKEWKEWLERSKYKPMINIENRRTVSNVAPPYRFDDGSFNHDTMGTVAMDASGKLAGMVTTSGMAFKMRGRVGDSPIVGAGLFVDDEVGAATSSGVGEEVIRICGTHTVVEQMRTGRSPEQACREAIRRIVKRDPAKAKEFQVGFVALSRRGEIGAFSIQKGFTYSITNTEHPNGKVFAAKSYF from the coding sequence ATGCTTGCCGAAAATGCAGTCGGACAGGTTTCATACGATATCCGTTCGACACTGCGTGTGAAAACGCCGGTCGTTATCTCGACCTGGGACAGCGGCATCACGGCGAACAACGGCGCGTGGCCGATATTGCAGAAAGGCGGTAAAGCTCTGGATGCGGTCGAGACCGCCGGGCGAGCCGCCGAAAGCGAGCCGAGTTGCTGCGTCGGGCTTGAGGCGTTTCCCGACCGCGACGGTAGGGTGACGCTTGATGCCTCAATAATGAGCGGAAATGGTGATTGCGGAGGCGTTTCTTTTCTGGAACGGATCAAGCACCCCGTTTCGGTCGCGAGAGCGGTGATGGAAAAGACACCGCACGTTCTGCTATCGGGCGAGGGAGCACAAGCGTTTGCGGTGGCGAACGGTTTTCCGCTTGAGGACGGCAGACTCTCGCCCGACGCTGAGAAAGAGTGGAAAGAGTGGCTTGAAAGATCAAAATACAAGCCGATGATAAACATCGAAAACCGCCGCACCGTCTCGAATGTCGCGCCGCCATATCGGTTCGACGATGGTTCGTTCAATCACGACACAATGGGCACGGTCGCGATGGACGCAAGCGGCAAATTGGCCGGAATGGTCACAACAAGCGGAATGGCATTCAAAATGCGCGGCCGTGTTGGCGACTCGCCGATAGTCGGGGCCGGACTTTTTGTTGATGACGAGGTCGGAGCGGCGACATCATCGGGCGTCGGCGAAGAGGTTATCCGCATCTGCGGCACGCACACCGTCGTCGAGCAAATGCGGACGGGCCGCTCGCCCGAGCAGGCTTGCCGTGAGGCCATCCGCCGCATCGTTAAGCGAGACCCGGCGAAGGCAAAGGAGTTTCAGGTCGGTTTCGTCGCCCTTTCGCGTCGCGGCGAGATCGGGGCATTTTCCATCCAGAAGGGATTTACCTATTCGATCACGAACACGGAGCATCCGAACGGAAAAGTGTTCGCGGCGAAGAGTTACTTTTGA
- a CDS encoding glycosyltransferase family 2 protein, with the protein MTAAPELSLFLPVLDEEDNLRPMHGKIAAALDALGKTAEVIYVDDGSTDRSLEILREIAAGDDRVRVISLRRNYGQTAAMSAGIDAAKGEILIPMDADLQNDPADIKRLLDKLDEGYDVVSGWRRNRQDKMVSRKIPSMIANRIISWIGDVHLHDYGCSLKAYRRDVLKDVRLYGEMHRFIPIYASWAGARVTEIPVDHHARTAGRSKYGISRTIKVIFDLITIKFMAEYHTKPLYVFGAFGTIAFLISMIAGVWALVLKFGYDVSFILTPLPIITVVMLAISVQFFLMGLLAELLVRTYHESQDKAIYAVREKIGFNSEQ; encoded by the coding sequence ATGACCGCGGCCCCCGAGCTTTCGCTTTTCCTTCCCGTCCTTGACGAGGAGGACAATCTCCGCCCGATGCACGGCAAGATCGCCGCTGCGCTTGACGCTCTGGGCAAGACGGCCGAGGTCATTTACGTAGACGACGGCTCGACCGACAGATCTCTCGAGATCTTGCGCGAAATTGCGGCCGGCGACGATCGCGTTCGGGTGATCTCGCTGCGGAGAAACTACGGCCAGACCGCCGCGATGTCGGCCGGCATCGATGCCGCCAAAGGCGAGATATTGATACCGATGGACGCCGACCTGCAAAACGACCCGGCCGACATAAAACGCCTGCTCGACAAGTTGGACGAAGGTTATGACGTCGTTTCCGGTTGGCGCCGCAATCGGCAGGATAAGATGGTCTCACGCAAGATCCCTTCGATGATCGCAAATCGGATCATTTCGTGGATCGGCGATGTTCATCTGCATGATTACGGCTGCTCGCTAAAGGCATACCGCCGCGACGTGTTGAAAGACGTAAGACTCTATGGCGAAATGCATCGTTTCATTCCGATCTATGCGTCATGGGCCGGCGCCCGCGTGACCGAGATTCCCGTCGACCACCATGCCCGTACTGCAGGCCGATCGAAGTACGGCATCTCACGCACGATCAAGGTTATCTTTGACCTGATAACCATTAAGTTCATGGCCGAGTATCACACCAAGCCGCTGTATGTCTTCGGCGCATTCGGCACGATCGCGTTCTTGATTTCAATGATCGCAGGCGTTTGGGCGCTCGTCCTGAAATTCGGATACGACGTTTCCTTCATACTTACGCCGCTGCCGATAATCACCGTCGTGATGCTTGCGATCTCGGTGCAGTTTTTCCTGATGGGCCTCTTGGCCGAATTGCTCGTGCGGACGTATCACGAATCGCAGGATAAGGCGATCTATGCTGTGAGGGAGAAGATCGGGTTCAATAGCGAACAGTAG
- a CDS encoding DUF4375 domain-containing protein: protein METEDPLAGIWNDLPLTDDVDENLAWYRRLTRVQQVIYSTSNLTAEVYNGGFHQYFDNSSGLNAPEAADNFQELGLDDVADLVKEAMLVFGSDFPRDREARQAFLEAIPGDEPSEWNPFFLLDDRFYEIIKIPGAPPLHDEDRLTVALKNLVVKADS from the coding sequence ATGGAAACTGAAGATCCGCTAGCGGGAATATGGAACGACCTACCACTCACGGACGACGTTGATGAGAACCTTGCTTGGTATCGTAGGCTTACACGCGTCCAACAGGTGATCTATTCAACTTCAAATCTCACTGCTGAGGTCTATAACGGTGGATTTCATCAGTATTTCGACAATAGTTCGGGGTTAAACGCGCCAGAGGCCGCTGATAATTTTCAAGAACTCGGACTCGACGATGTAGCCGATCTTGTAAAGGAAGCTATGCTGGTATTTGGTTCTGACTTTCCACGTGACAGAGAAGCAAGACAAGCATTTCTTGAAGCGATTCCAGGCGATGAACCTTCAGAATGGAATCCATTTTTCTTGTTGGACGACAGATTCTACGAAATTATTAAAATTCCGGGAGCTCCACCGCTTCACGACGAGGATCGTTTAACGGTTGCATTAAAGAATCTCGTGGTAAAGGCGGATAGTTAG
- the asnB gene encoding asparagine synthase (glutamine-hydrolyzing), whose product MCGIAGWINLDTTKPNQNAEAVLHSMCETIVHRGPDSEGLWTDETVALGMRRLSIIDLKTGDQPVFSEDRSVVVMMNGELYNYREVRAELEKDGFKFVTKSDTEILPHLYQKFGDAFIDHINGMYAFSLWDSRRKKLIIARDRFGEKPLYYGVFDGKLIWASEPKAILAHPSVKPELDLNALRHYVSFDYVPAPMSIYKGIHKLPAAHVLVVENDEVRTRRYWDISWRPTNFRLPSKSNGSGSASNSSLTDSARELRDLLSDAVRMRLVSDVPLGILLSGGIDSSTVAAFATQHATERVKTFSIGFEEDSFDESKFARKVAKHLDTDHYEERLSAATAGDLISDIGKWLDEPISDGSLIPTFLLAQFVRKHVTVALGGDGGDELFAGYPMYYAHTLAAKYNAIPAFVRSGLIEPVVNALPVSTSNMSFDYKAKRFVRSAKNDPITRHHGWFGSFAVEQHEKLFTKDVLAQTKADIYRGVRELVDASDARDIIEKAQYADINYYLAEDILTKVDRSAMAVSLETRAPFLDPRVGQFAASIPVEYKLKGKSGKVILKEAMKDLLPHDILHRPKKGFGIPIAEWLKGRLNPLMRDMLAPERLNKQGLFNVDYVERLITEHETGAASHHKELWTLLVFQLWCENFIR is encoded by the coding sequence ATGTGCGGAATAGCAGGTTGGATCAACCTGGATACAACCAAACCCAATCAAAACGCCGAGGCGGTGCTGCACTCGATGTGTGAGACTATCGTGCATCGCGGGCCGGATTCGGAGGGGTTGTGGACGGATGAGACGGTCGCGTTGGGGATGCGGCGGTTGTCGATCATCGATCTGAAGACGGGCGACCAGCCGGTGTTTAGCGAGGACAGGTCGGTCGTCGTGATGATGAACGGCGAGCTGTACAACTACCGCGAGGTGCGTGCGGAGTTGGAGAAAGACGGATTTAAGTTCGTCACGAAAAGCGATACCGAGATACTGCCCCACCTGTACCAGAAATTCGGCGATGCATTTATCGATCACATAAACGGCATGTACGCCTTTTCGCTCTGGGACTCGCGGCGAAAAAAACTCATCATCGCCCGCGACCGGTTTGGCGAAAAGCCGCTTTATTACGGCGTGTTTGACGGCAAGCTCATATGGGCCTCCGAACCGAAAGCGATCCTCGCCCACCCGTCCGTCAAGCCGGAACTAGACCTAAACGCGCTGCGCCACTACGTCTCGTTCGACTACGTTCCGGCCCCGATGTCCATCTACAAAGGCATCCACAAGCTGCCCGCCGCACATGTGCTTGTCGTGGAGAACGACGAAGTAAGGACTCGTCGATACTGGGATATCAGTTGGAGGCCGACAAACTTCAGATTGCCGAGCAAGTCTAATGGTTCGGGCTCTGCGTCAAACAGCAGTTTGACGGACTCGGCGCGAGAGCTCCGCGATCTGCTCTCCGATGCCGTTCGGATGCGACTGGTTTCCGACGTGCCTCTTGGAATATTGCTCTCCGGCGGGATCGATTCATCCACCGTTGCCGCGTTCGCAACGCAGCACGCGACCGAACGCGTCAAGACATTCTCTATCGGCTTCGAAGAAGATTCGTTCGACGAATCGAAATTTGCACGCAAGGTAGCGAAACACCTCGACACCGATCACTACGAAGAGAGACTTTCGGCCGCGACTGCCGGCGATCTGATCTCCGACATCGGCAAATGGCTGGACGAACCGATCTCCGACGGTTCGCTGATACCGACGTTTCTGCTGGCTCAGTTCGTCAGAAAACACGTGACCGTTGCCCTCGGCGGCGACGGAGGCGACGAGCTCTTCGCGGGTTACCCGATGTATTACGCACACACCCTGGCGGCGAAGTACAACGCGATCCCCGCGTTCGTCCGCTCCGGTTTGATCGAACCGGTCGTCAACGCCCTGCCGGTTTCGACGAGTAATATGTCGTTCGACTACAAGGCGAAACGCTTTGTCCGCTCGGCAAAGAACGACCCGATCACGCGGCATCACGGCTGGTTCGGATCGTTCGCGGTCGAGCAGCACGAAAAGCTGTTCACAAAAGATGTCCTCGCCCAGACCAAAGCCGACATCTATCGCGGCGTCCGCGAGCTGGTCGACGCGTCCGACGCTCGTGACATCATCGAAAAGGCCCAGTACGCCGACATCAACTACTACCTGGCCGAGGACATCCTCACAAAGGTCGACCGTTCCGCCATGGCCGTCAGCCTCGAAACCCGAGCTCCGTTCCTCGACCCGCGAGTCGGCCAGTTCGCTGCGTCGATCCCGGTCGAATACAAACTAAAAGGCAAAAGCGGCAAGGTCATCCTCAAAGAAGCGATGAAAGACCTCCTCCCGCACGACATCCTGCACCGCCCCAAAAAAGGCTTCGGAATCCCGATCGCCGAATGGCTGAAAGGCCGCCTGAACCCGCTGATGCGCGACATGCTCGCGCCTGAGCGGCTGAACAAACAGGGGCTGTTCAACGTAGATTACGTGGAAAGGCTAATAACGGAACACGAGACTGGAGCGGCTTCGCATCACAAGGAACTCTGGACGTTGCTCGTTTTCCAGCTTTGGTGTGAAAATTTTATTCGCTAA
- the pip gene encoding prolyl aminopeptidase, with protein MKTLYPEIEPFDSGMLKVSDIHDVYYERVGNPEGVPVVFLHGGPGGGLIPMYRQFFDPKAYHVILFDQRGSGRSTPHAELRENTTWDLINDIEALREKFGIDKWYVFGGSWGSTLSLAYGINHPDRCLGLVLRGIFLTRKKELAWFYQYGASEIFPDFWERYRDAIPENERGDFITAYHERLTSDDETVRLAAARAWSTWEGATSKLYPDQDLMDHWEGEHEALSLARIECHYFMNGSFFPSDNYLLENVDKIRGIPTVIVQGRYDVVCPITSAWDLHRALPEAEFIVVPDSGHSVSEKGITSALVDAMDRFRPSK; from the coding sequence ATGAAAACACTCTACCCAGAGATCGAGCCCTTTGATTCGGGCATGCTGAAGGTGTCGGATATCCACGACGTTTATTACGAGCGTGTGGGCAATCCCGAAGGCGTTCCTGTCGTTTTCCTTCACGGCGGGCCGGGCGGCGGGCTGATCCCGATGTACCGCCAGTTCTTCGACCCGAAGGCATATCATGTGATCTTGTTCGACCAGCGTGGCTCGGGCAGATCAACGCCGCATGCAGAGCTTAGAGAAAACACGACCTGGGACCTGATCAACGACATTGAGGCCCTGAGGGAAAAGTTCGGCATCGACAAATGGTACGTCTTTGGCGGTTCGTGGGGCTCGACGCTGAGTCTCGCGTATGGGATAAATCATCCCGACCGGTGTTTAGGATTGGTGCTTCGCGGCATCTTCCTGACGCGTAAGAAGGAACTCGCCTGGTTCTATCAATACGGCGCGTCCGAGATCTTTCCGGATTTTTGGGAGCGTTATCGTGATGCGATCCCCGAAAACGAAAGAGGCGATTTCATCACGGCTTATCATGAACGCTTGACCAGCGACGACGAGACAGTCAGGCTGGCCGCGGCGCGTGCGTGGAGTACCTGGGAAGGTGCAACGTCCAAACTCTACCCTGATCAAGACCTGATGGACCATTGGGAAGGCGAGCATGAGGCCTTGAGTCTGGCACGGATCGAATGTCACTATTTTATGAACGGCTCTTTCTTCCCGAGTGATAATTATCTGCTTGAGAATGTCGACAAGATCCGCGGTATTCCGACCGTTATCGTGCAGGGCCGATATGACGTCGTTTGTCCGATAACCTCTGCTTGGGACCTCCATCGGGCGTTACCCGAGGCTGAGTTCATCGTGGTACCCGATTCGGGCCATTCAGTTTCGGAGAAAGGCATTACATCAGCCCTGGTTGACGCGATGGATCGCTTCAGGCCCTCGAAGTGA
- a CDS encoding twin-arginine translocase TatA/TatE family subunit, giving the protein MNFGTTEIILIVAVLFLLFGASRLPQLAKSLGQSRKAFKEGMREAEEEERAEKQISSAAAPQISQLSDEAIAEELRRRTEAKQS; this is encoded by the coding sequence ATGAATTTCGGAACTACTGAAATTATCCTGATCGTCGCGGTATTGTTTTTGCTTTTTGGTGCGTCACGTCTCCCTCAGCTTGCCAAATCACTTGGTCAATCGCGAAAGGCATTCAAGGAAGGAATGCGCGAGGCTGAAGAGGAAGAAAGAGCCGAAAAGCAGATATCGTCGGCGGCCGCTCCGCAGATCTCGCAGCTGAGTGACGAGGCCATCGCCGAAGAGCTTCGGCGGCGGACGGAAGCAAAGCAATCTTAG
- a CDS encoding class I SAM-dependent methyltransferase produces the protein MAKTQRELAFLRDLYITDDWTRRFTELADKHVDLKRVENLLYLNAGTGSHCFELREKLGDDAAVFASCENEDLLTIARDKAIALRSDVDFSTIRFEDDAFDVVIADASFVSPSELFALIQESTRVAKPGGRVGVMIPASGSFGEIFSLLWEVMFNESIGRNGAETEELVTQLPTVANIEKMAHGAGLTRVETRSAAEVFEYDDGAAFAASPLIIDFLMPGWLNGLEENEKEQVIDKLAQLIDDEDGPLSYRFSVKAVLLTGTKL, from the coding sequence ATGGCGAAAACACAGCGGGAACTCGCATTTCTTCGCGATCTGTACATTACCGACGATTGGACCCGCCGGTTTACCGAACTGGCCGATAAGCACGTCGATCTGAAGAGGGTTGAGAACCTTTTGTATCTGAATGCGGGAACCGGCAGCCATTGTTTTGAATTGCGAGAAAAACTCGGCGACGATGCCGCCGTGTTCGCTTCGTGTGAAAACGAGGATCTGCTCACCATAGCGCGTGACAAAGCGATCGCCCTCAGATCAGACGTAGATTTTTCGACCATCCGATTCGAAGATGACGCATTTGATGTGGTCATCGCCGATGCGAGTTTCGTTTCTCCATCTGAGCTTTTTGCGCTTATTCAAGAAAGTACCCGTGTGGCCAAACCCGGTGGCCGGGTCGGGGTGATGATTCCTGCTTCTGGTAGTTTTGGTGAGATATTCTCGCTGCTATGGGAAGTTATGTTCAACGAGAGCATCGGCAGAAATGGGGCCGAGACCGAAGAATTGGTGACCCAGTTACCGACGGTAGCGAACATTGAGAAAATGGCCCATGGTGCCGGGCTGACCAGGGTCGAGACAAGATCGGCCGCGGAGGTCTTCGAATACGATGACGGAGCCGCCTTCGCTGCGTCGCCGCTGATCATCGATTTCTTGATGCCGGGATGGCTGAATGGTCTCGAGGAAAACGAAAAAGAGCAAGTTATCGATAAACTTGCTCAACTCATCGATGACGAAGACGGGCCGCTCTCGTACCGATTTTCGGTAAAGGCGGTGCTTTTGACGGGAACAAAGCTCTAG